From the genome of Sulfurovum sp. NBC37-1, one region includes:
- the rplA gene encoding 50S ribosomal protein L1 encodes MAKKLSKRREALLKKVDATKEYSVDEAMATLKELKSAKFDETVEVALNLNVDPRHADQMVRGSVVLPHGTGKTVRVAVFAKDAKADEAKAAGADLVGAADLIEDIQAGKIDFDIVISTPDMMGVLGKVARVLGPKGLMPNPKTGTVTMDVAKAVENAKGGQVNFRVDKKGNIHAGIGKISFDADKIKENFVTLLEKINRAKPASAKGRYITNAAVSLTMSPSITLDTSEVMEIK; translated from the coding sequence ATGGCAAAAAAATTAAGTAAAAGAAGAGAGGCACTGCTGAAGAAAGTAGATGCAACTAAAGAATACAGCGTTGATGAAGCGATGGCTACACTCAAAGAGCTCAAATCTGCAAAATTTGATGAAACTGTTGAAGTGGCATTGAACCTTAACGTAGACCCGAGACATGCAGACCAGATGGTCAGAGGATCAGTTGTTCTTCCTCATGGAACAGGTAAAACGGTCAGAGTAGCAGTATTTGCAAAAGATGCAAAAGCAGACGAAGCCAAAGCAGCGGGTGCAGACCTTGTCGGTGCAGCAGATCTTATCGAAGATATCCAGGCAGGGAAAATCGATTTCGATATCGTTATTTCTACACCTGATATGATGGGTGTACTCGGTAAAGTGGCAAGAGTACTTGGACCAAAAGGCCTTATGCCAAACCCTAAGACAGGTACAGTAACGATGGATGTTGCCAAAGCAGTTGAAAATGCTAAAGGCGGTCAGGTGAACTTCAGAGTAGACAAAAAAGGGAATATCCATGCAGGTATCGGTAAGATCTCTTTCGATGCGGACAAGATCAAAGAGAATTTCGTGACACTGCTTGAAAAGATCAACAGAGCAAAACCTGCTTCTGCAAAAGGTAGATATATCACAAATGCGGCAGTATCATTGACAATGAGCCCGTCAATCACATTGGATACATCAGAAGTGATGGAAATCAAATAA
- the rplJ gene encoding 50S ribosomal protein L10, which produces MTRTRKEELVAEMTAEFKDAGAIIVCDYKGMTVENLETVRNLAKDEDTKVKVVKNRLAMIALQNAGCEAVDFKDTNLVIWGDTQVLPCKIADKAATQFKDHFTIKTGLIQGEVASMETINAMAKLPTRDELIGMLLNVWNAPVQNFTIGLQALADKKESEA; this is translated from the coding sequence ATGACAAGAACCAGAAAAGAAGAATTGGTCGCAGAGATGACAGCAGAGTTTAAAGACGCTGGTGCCATTATCGTTTGTGATTACAAGGGTATGACGGTTGAAAATCTTGAAACTGTAAGAAATCTTGCGAAAGATGAAGATACAAAAGTCAAAGTCGTCAAGAACAGACTGGCAATGATCGCATTGCAGAATGCAGGTTGTGAAGCAGTTGATTTCAAAGACACTAACCTTGTAATTTGGGGTGATACACAAGTACTTCCTTGTAAGATCGCCGATAAAGCGGCAACACAGTTCAAAGATCACTTTACGATCAAAACTGGTCTCATCCAAGGTGAAGTCGCAAGTATGGAAACCATTAATGCAATGGCTAAACTTCCTACAAGAGACGAACTTATCGGTATGCTTCTTAATGTTTGGAATGCTCCGGTACAAAACTTTACAATTGGCTTGCAGGCACTTGCTGATAAAAAAGAATCAGAGGCATAA